AATACACTCCACTCTGAACAAGTCGAAAAGCAAAATGAGGGATTTTACTCTGGTCAGGTACCAGATAGTCAATCAATGGGTTTCAGGAAGTATAGAAAACCAGGATATTCAGATTACAGTGAACGATTCTTTTTTTGATAAGCTGACAGATATGGGGGTCTCATCAGAATTACTGGATAAACTCGAAAGTGCAATAGTCATAATGAACGTATATCATACGAG
This portion of the Mesotoga infera genome encodes:
- a CDS encoding prepilin-type N-terminal cleavage/methylation domain-containing protein encodes the protein MKKGLSLMEMLITLAVVAMIIVTLFQVFITIHSTLNKSKSKMRDFTLVRYQIVNQWVSGSIENQDIQITVNDSFFDKLTDMGVSSELLDKLESAIVIMNVYHTSSGATYTAVVQQQ